In Euphorbia lathyris chromosome 10, ddEupLath1.1, whole genome shotgun sequence, the DNA window ctaccgttctATAAGACTTCTCCGGGTTTATGAAGCATCTCGTGATCTTCACCGTGCTTAACATGCCTCTTTGTTCACACTAAAACAAATCTACGACTTAGAGTACAGTTTGAAAGTTCAGGAAGAAGTAAAGTTGTGACTTGTGACACCATTTTTCAAATAGAAATATAGATGTAATGTAGGTAACACAAATTTCTGGTTTGAATCCCTGAGCTGGTAACGACTCTATGCCGTTGATTAAAAAGATTTAAACATTTTCATTCTAGAACTGAAATAAGGGGTACATTACAAcaatggccactcaactttatccattttaacattgtggccacagaacttcaattcttaatagtatgactactgaactttatactttttaacaccggtgaccattcaattttaactaactcaagtgactgttaacgacctcaaaatgaaaatattcaagaattaaaattgttcagaacgacatttaccatgaaaccacattttttattttcaaaaatcacattttttagagctttctttctctaaaaatccactctctctctcctaacaaagcaacacctaaatgacatcaaaacgaaaattttcaagaattaaagttccttagaatatcattatattttttatttttagaccgtcaacggtcgttttgagcgttgaatggccaccggtgttaaaaaaagtgtaaagttcagtgaccataatgctaaatgtgtaaagttcagtggccatgggtgtaatttacccctgaAATAAGTATCCTCAAGCAATTAATTAGTTCATGACTCAGAATTTCAACTTACATCGGGAATCTCAAATTCACCGTCAGTTGCGTCGCATGTATCTAATGATAGTCGCCGGAGCAATGGCAGCTGTATAGTGATCATAAAGTGAATTTATTAGCATAAAAGCATAAGCATGCATTGATATATTTCTACTAGAGTACCTTTTTAGCAGCAACAATAATGAAAAAGCGGTATATCCCCTTGCCCTGCACAATGCCATAAGATTAGAGCTCAACAAGtatattcatcaaactattttcATACAATTTTATGAAGTTTTACAAAAAGCAGTAAACTattttccattttaacattgggAATAAAAGAATGGTATCAGCCAGATTAGCATTCAAAGGCACAATTATCCCCGTGTCATTGGGTGTGTCGAATGAGGTAGACATTATAGGAATTTCGCAGAAGCAATCTTGTGTTGTAAAGCCACACCAATGTATCTAATCTACATTGTACATGCCCGTAACAGACGTTCATTCCTGGCTTCTAACAATGATTTCACATTCCATGACAATGACAAGTCAGGATTTTCCAGAAAAACTGATTATTGTATAGAAAAAATGTTCCATTCAGAATCACAATAGAGGAAGAAATAGTCCTTTGATTGGACTTGAATTTGGACATACGAAAGAGCCAGGAAAGAGAAACATGCACTAATACACGACTCACATTATGACGCAACAATACATCTTCAAGAGCTCTACAGTTATATAGACAAGAAACTTTAGTTTTTGTCACTTCACCGCAATCCTGCATGACAAAATGAACAGAATAAGGATAAAAACAACCCTTTTAGAAAGGTGAAATGTTTGTTCAGGACATAATGAATACTTGAAACAAAAGTGCAACAGAATCCAGGGCAATATAAAGCATTTAAGAGGTTGCactaaatatactaaattagTCCACATACAAATGGGAGCACACAaccgagatttttttttttattagagaaATGCATTTAGTCAAGAGCACACAACCGAGGAAATTCATTCTTAACATTAGATGCTCAGACGGCACAAGTGAAATAACAGAAAAGAATCTACATCTCAATTATAATGGAgatttttttggaaaagcaaTGGAGGAAAATAATCAACTGACAGAGAGAAACCTCAAGATGGATAGACGTCAAGCCAGGCCATCCATTTGAAATGATGCGCAGAGAATCTACACAGATCACAAACAAGAAAGTAGCTATTTGTTAACATTTAAAGCAGTATAAATCTCCTTAAGAGAAAAATGTCCACATACAGCAAAATGTATAAATCCACAATTCTGATTTGAAGAAGATAGAAGGAAAGACGAGAAAGGTAATCAATTTATAAGACATACAGCCAACAATAAAACATGAGCAATTTCCTTGGCATTAATGAAGGCTAACCTGGATTGAGAAGCCTGCATCCTACCAATGCAAATTCAACCAAGTTCACACAGTTGAGAATAAGAACATCCAAATCATTATTGGTCATCCAAGGAGCTACCCTCTCGAGCCTCAATTTAGTTAGATTCGGAAAACAGTTTCTGAAGCTTGATATAGATATATCACCAGAGCAGTAACATAGCCCCAGTTCTCGCAAGTGCTTCAAGGCCATAATATTTATCACGATAGTGTCAGAGAGCATCTGTAAATAATGAAAATCAGTAAACTAAAACGGCATTTAAATTTTAGTGAGGCATAAGAAGTACAAATGATAATGGTTTTAACTCAGTATGAGCCAAGCAACATCACCTTACAGGTATATATTGAAGTAGCTAAAGAAGTAATAATAGTCAAGATATCTAAACACTTCACAACAACACCGAAATCATACATGTAATTGGCTTCCAGAGACATCCATCTGGTTTTGCATTCCTTCTTTCTTAATAAACATAAGATAAAGAAAGGTTCTGCAGATGACCAGACACAAAAGGCCAAAGTTCAACTTGCAATGCTAATTAATTTCTTGGCAAACATTTGATCTGTTTTCGTTTCCTGACAGTAACATACAAATGGAGAAATCGATAGGTGTGACGGAATAGTATATTAACTGTCTTCACAAGTTCAACATAGTTATGGAGCACCTTTATTGATATATACCTGAAAATAAAGGACTACTGACTCCAGCATGGGACATGTTGTAGGAAGCAGTCTCAGGGCATCTTCATTTAATGATCCACCCAAGCCAATTTGGATTTCCTTTAATGATGTTATTGCAGGCTTTAGAGCTTCCAAAGACAACCAAGAAATTCCCCAACCAAGTACAATCTTTTCCAATTTGCATTTGTTGCCTAACTCAGAAAAGAGTTCCCTATGTGAATCTGCTAACCCACTGTTATTACTTCCATGCTGACTAAGATTTTTACAATCCTTAGTATTCAAACATTTCAAAGCAGGATTAAAATTGACAATGTGAGCTAAAGCATCTCCAGAAATCTGCAAGTATACAGAACAGTTCTTTTTAATAAACATAATAACACAATTTAATTATTCATACACCAGCTGCAATGACAAGAAAATATAGAAACTCCAGTTTAGTGACTTTCAGCCGAATAAACATGTTAACTGCAAAGATTGCCATTGTGCAAAAATTAATTCACGAGATAATACAAGTGAAGGTCATTATATGAAAGGCCTCCGTCGATGAATGAATCAGGTACACcagaaaaaacaaagaaacaGAGTATTCAGTGCAAGTTCAAGTTCAAGGAGGAAAAAAGGGGAGAAGTAGAATACAAAAGGCATctgtttctttttttccttATCCACATGATGACCATTGTAAGATTTCAACTTGCAAGGCATGTTAACACAAGAAATGAACAAGCTTTTCTATTGTTCTTTGCATGTTAAAGTATTCTGTGAAGACTATTATTTAATAATCAGAAATCAGAATCATGCACAAGGGGATTTCACCCCTACAAGCAGTCCCACTCAAATAATTTGACACGAGATGACCATCGAGCAAGCAATCTATGTATATAAAGACAGTGACTACTTAAACCTCTAGAGTTAGGACACCTTATTTGACAAGTTTTCATGACTTACCATGGTTTGAGAAACATCAAGAAACTCTAAGGAAGAACTTGAGAAACTATAAAGAGCATCATCAACAAGATGAGTTCCCCTCAAGCAAAGTCTTTTCAATGTTTGTGTTTTGGATAAAAGGTCACGAAGAGAATTTTCATCAACTCCTGCAAAATAAATTTAACAATGGCTTAAATAAATTTGAGTAAAATATTTCATGGTGCCAATGCCATGCCTCCAAAATAAagtaatattaatatatatacaaaccAACCCTAGAAACTACATATGTCAAAGAGAATCATCAGCCAACACATTAATTCTTCCAAACTTTACTTAAGGTCCTCAACCCATCAGTCCATCACTGCACTCAGCCCAACTTTGTAAGAGGACGTCACATCCCCAAACTCCCTCACATCTGAGTTGGGGCTTAAATTGACGATACATAAACAATTTGATAGTTTTatattgacaatctcttcaaaTGGAAATTGATAGAGACTCACCCTTGCAACCACCCATATGAAGTGTTTGAAGTTTAAAGGCCAATGTACTTAAACATCTCTTGCTAGATTCAGAATCTGAAGGACCAATATTTGAAGTCGGCGAGCAAAGAGCTTGAATTGAATGTATTCCAAAAGAAGTATCACAAACTACAATCGAGTGTAGTTTAAGGCATCCACTTATGAGAACTGATATACCAATATCTGTTACAGATATACAACCTTTAAGATTTAGGTATTGTAAGGAAACACATTGCTCCAGTATACATCGAAGATACAAATCTGGAATAAAGAATACAAGAAATTCAGTAAGGTGACCAATGAAGAATTAGAGGAAAAAGAGAGAGCGAAACCATCAACATAAGTGATTGTGACATGCATAGTTGGGAAACATTTTCCTAAAGACAATCTAAACTATTGGATGGACTATAGTTGATATAATAAAAGATTGTGCATGATCATAAAACTCAAATTAAATTGATTTAacctaaaaatatattaaagcaAATTAATTTAAGTCAAAATTGGCCAgttcaaattaaattttaactCAGCTGCAATCCAACCCAAAAACCCTTAACTGGTATGAGTTATTGATTAGTTTATGAATAACCACAACCAGTTTTCAAAACTTAGCATATGGACAACTCACTATAAGATGATGTTAGATATGAATGATCAGCTATGCAaccaataacaataataaacaaacaaaatttaGCATGGTACATATGCTACTAATAACTCAGTAGGGATGAGCGTCCAAAAGTTAAGCTATTACAATAatctagataattataatttgcATGGACACACGCAAATACTTTTATAAGGATATGATAGCTAACTAGAGCAACATTATGTCATTATCATAATGGCATATCACCATAAAACACAGCATATGGACAAAGCTTTTCTAATCAAAATATGGAATGACTTCATCAAAGAAGTgttgaataaaaaattataaacatCTCACCAGAAACATCACTTCGACCCTCTAATATGAGTCTCGTCATCCTTGAAAGGCATCGCCATGGAGAAAAAAATCCACTGCCGAAGACATTATTACCACCAAGCGAGGATACTGAAATAATACTAGTACATACAACTGTCACTTGTTCCGGTATGAGAGGAGTAACATCAACAGTTATGTCAACCTCACTTAGGAGCGGAAACTTctggattaatatgaataaattGGTTGACTTGAAGTTTAAAAGATATGCGGCTATTAGTTTTCTTAAAGATGGAAATGACTTCGAGAATAACTCGATGGCAGATTTAAGATGTAGCCTTGGACACTTTGAAATATCCACCTCCTCGACTGCTTCAAAAGAAAGGCTTGGTGGTGACAACCCATACAAGTCTCCAATTTGAATTTGAAGCATGCTCAGACGTTCAAAGGTAATCAAAGACTGTTGAATGATATTTCTTAGTGTGGAGTCCACATAATATTCAGGACGAAGCAACGAGAGGAAAAGAATATCCGATGTCACTTGCGGACAACCTGAAATGTTCACTTTCTGTGTAACAAGCAAATGTTGCAACCATTAAACCATACAGGAGACATGaaaataaatcgattgttaagAGATTAATGAAGGAGAATTGACAATGATGTAATATGACGAAACACTTTGACATAAATTGAAATGGTTCACATTAATCACATTAATCAGTCTCCCTTTCACGAGCTAAAAGTTATTCAAAATAGGTTGACCAAGAAATAATAACAAAGAGAAAAGACAGCTACTACAACTAAACTTTTCAGTTCATTGTCCCGTGACAAGATTCGTGTCTATGGAAACAATAAGTCCCACTCCCATACAAGCCGTTAGCAAAATGTGAACAACTTATCTTACTGTACAGTGTCAAAAACTTGGAGAACTTTTTGTACAGTGTCAAAAATatttgaaagaaaagaaaaaggtatAACCAATAGTACAATGTCAAAAACTTGGAAAACTTCTTTTGTCACTTCACAAAAGGTAAAGAATTTGGAAGTTAAAAATTGCTCTCtttgaataaaataatattttaactgAGAATAAATTCAACTTTTAGGAGAATCAATCTGATACACCATAAAGTCGGAGGTTTGAGATTTTACAACAAAAAAGCATTTAAGAATGCAATTCTATCCTCCATTGAACccaaacaaaattataaaataattagaTGATGTGTAGAGTAGAGATAGGTAAAGTATTACTTTAGAAGATTCTGTCAGCCGAATTCGGAGATGCCCAAAGCCACCATCTTCAAAGATGCCTGCTGGATATGGAGGTGAAATTTCCACCAATCTAGATATTTTCTGAATGCTTTCTTTCGCAAGCTCTGAAAAGTAGCAACACCTTTGTTTTCCTAAAATATGACCAAATTAAATGAGCACCAATATTACAAttaatgaaaatatataaaaataaatgaaaacttAAAACTACCATGCATATTACGTATCCGCACCTGCAATATACCACAATGGCAAGAGAGAAACCCGAATCTGTTTAACACCAATACAGAAATTACTAAATTAAATTATGAACAATATTTTTGGGGAAATACAAATGTACAAAAAGACTATTGTTGTAGTTATCTTATCTAGCAGTTAGCAAAATAAGAACCGCCAGCTAATATTTTTCATGATGTTTTTCCAAAATCTAATCTGTGAGAGTCACTGGCCCAAGAAGATTGTGTCATCGTCCATTTAAGATAGAAAATGAATATTTATCAAAAAAGAAACGAAACAAATGGGAAATATGATTGATAGAGATAGAGTATGTGAAGAAATCCATTACAATTGTAATTGATGTATTTCATCTTATTAGAAAATAACAGGCAAACGTGTTTATATAGTAAGACAGTTTATTTTTCTACAGCTGTTTATATTCCAATAGCCTCCCCTCCAGATGTAGTTGTACCAACAGTAAATAACTTCATCTTGATCAATGCAGTAGCCATTTGTGTACCAGTTAAGGGTTTAGTAAGTAAATCCGCCAATTGGCTATTTGTTGAAATATATGGGGGTGCATATTAAACCCTCCATCAAATGCTCTCTAACTATGTGACAATCAATGTGCACATGTTTCATTCTTTCATGAAATATAGCTTAACCACTTTActgggcaagccttcccttgccaatttaattggcaagaggccgctcctaagactcgaacccgtgacctctggtcacacaacaacaacgttttaccgttgcgccaaggctcgccctcaattGTACACCTGTTTGAAAAGGATTAATTACTAATGTTGCTTCATTCAAGCCTGCATCTTGAATTAAGTCATGGATGTACCTGGTCTGTGATATGACCAACCCTTGCTGTGATCTAGCAAGTTCAATGCCAAGGAAAAACTTGACCTCTCCCATATCCTTTATAGTAAAACATTGATTAAGATGATCTTTCACATGTTGAATGAGATTAATTGAAGTTCCAGTCAGTAACACGTCATCTAAATTACTACAAGAAAATCAGTTGCAGTAGTCTTTGTAAAAAGACAATGATCATGAATAGACTTCACAATGCCTGTTGTAATAAAATCCTTGCCACATTTACCAAAGATTTGTGTCTACGTTATCTAACATTTGCCTCATTGACTGATTCACAAATTCAGTGCCATTGTCAGTTCTTATTTGTTGAATTGATACTCCAAATTGTGCCCTAACCATGTTAATGAACTTTTCAATTAGACCTGATACCTTATCCCCTGATACATAATAGAGACCATTGTGTTTTGTCATGGAaatgattgaactaaaagctcgaactaaTGAGGTTGCCgagactcgaaccctcgaccgtttggtcctagaggctctgataccatgtcatgaaaccgttttagctaaaaactcgagctgatagttaaaggtcaaCTTCATATCAATAACTAAcaataccatgtcatgaaaccgtTTTAGCTAAgagctcgagcttttagctaaatcggttccatgacatggtatcagagccagtgtgACCAAGTGGTCCTGGGTTCGATTTctggcagccccatttgttgagttatttgcatGACACATATCTTGTGCGATTTTGCTAGATTCTCCACATTTACAAATCACAGTAGGCTTAAAAGCAGCATATTCATCCCATAGTCtcttaattttattgaaaatttgAGCTAAAGTAAGCGATCCTTGATGAACTGCAAAAATCTctagatgaaaatgaaaaatcagAGGACCGTTGCTATCTCCATATCTTTGCTCAAtttctttccaaagttcataagatGATGGTGAAAAGAGAAATACATCTCCTAATTCACGAGATAGAGAGTTGATGATCCATGAGAAGACGATATCGTCTTCTTCCTTCCATCATATGTACTCTGTTGATGTATCATCATCAGGAAGTTGATTGTTCAAAATGAAATTGGCTTTTCTTTTCGCACTCTGTGCTACAAGCATTGACCGTTTCCAGGAAATGAAGTTTTGTTCAGACTAGAACTAAGCCAGGATTATCGTGATGATGTATACTCTGCGATTTGCAATGGTTGTGAACTTCGGAATCATCAGAACTAGGTATTTCTtcattgttgttttttttttttttttttttttatgaaacttCATTGTTGTTTGAATCGCTGCGTTTAGATCCATTTTTGCTGGAATCGGAGTTTTGGAAGACATCTTTTCAGATTGTAAAGCCTGCAAATAGGTTTTCTTCTTTTCATATCGTTTCATGGACTGGTAGAGAAAGAAAATCCAATGAGTTCCTGGATCGATTTCcagtgctctgataccatgaagaAATCAATTACAATTGTAATTGATGTATTTCATCTTATTAGAAAATAACACGCAAGCGTGTTTATATAGTAAGACATTTAACAGACATGAACCCTATACTATAACAGAGAAAGGAAAGGATTCTGTTAACTGACATAATTATTAACAGTTTATTTTTCTACAGCAGTTTATATTCCATAGTATGGAGCAGTATCGTCTTCACAAAGTAGACTATAAGACGTTGGTTTTGGCCATCTAGAGATTTCTGAAGAAGTAATTCGATTACTTGAGCTACTATTTCTATATTTCAAAAGAACGAAGACGTACAAATGGAACTcgttaggattaacaaaatccaGTTGCCCAATCATAACTCGTTAGGATTTTCATGCTCTTTATTCATTGCTTGCATCATTTCATCAAACAACCAAAGATTGATTTTTTAACTAATACTTTTATCATCTTTGCAACTGAATGTCAAAATACTGCAGTTTGTTACTTGTCGAATCTTAGGATTTTCATGCTCTTTATTCATTGCTTGCATCATTTCATCAAACAACCAAAGATTGATTTTTTAACTAATACTTTTATCATCTTTGCAACTGAATGTCAAAATACTGCAGTTTGTTACTTGTCGAATCTTAATTCTCAGAGAAGTGCATGCAACAGCAAAGTAGATTCTGTCAGATATAATTTACAACACGTAAGAAATTTAAGCTTAGTTGCCAGACAGTAGTGTCTATAAACAGGACGCATCATATCAATAGAAATTTTATGGCAATCTCATATTTTACAGGCATTGTTTGGGACAATGATAACTACCTGTTTTAGCAGGCCTTTGGACTGATCCTCAACTTCGTTCGAAAGTTCCAACTGTTCTCTATTACTATTACCATTGAGCCAAACTAAAAGCGCATCAGAAAGATCCATCTCACTGTGAAACACAAGATATCAGAATCCCTACACATAATACATATGAAGTTCAACATAAATCATGCAACGGCAAAGAAAATTAGTTAACCTGTGTATTGTCAAATGAGGATGCTTTATGCAACAGAGTAACAAATTATAgggaaaagctccaaaaaaatTACTGGAGATTGCCTGCATCTGCAAATTAGCCAACTGCCTTTTATCAGCTTATTAGAACATAGGGAGATACCTGAGACATATTATTACACTAACATTATTTCAAGTGTAAAAGAGACCAGTTATGAAGCCTTTCCAATGCAGTTTGTTGGCTAATGGAAGGAAATTATTCTAACTCCAGCAATAAGCCATAAAGAGCATCAAtgcaaaattgtaattttctGTACTACTTTATTCATACACTAGTAACACAAATCCAATCTTCAAGTTAGCATGTTCAAATGCTCATATTTTGCTTGAGTATCTAATAAGACATGTATCGGATTTCCCATTTAACCATATTTGAGTATCTGGTTTTGTTCACATTCTTGTAGATTCTGAAAATGAACATAGAGAAATGGTAGGATAAAAAACCATCAACAGAAGAACCAATTATTTGATTCACGATGTAGTTCTGAGAAGTAAAATGAAAGTTGAGCACATACGAAATTTCTTGCTAGATAAAGCGCACATATTTCTGGAAGGGAATCATTTCCTGCAACATATATAAATGATCAGTGAGAGTGAATGCTATAACACACTGCAGTTAAAAGCATAAGCAGCTGGAGATAGCATCTATCAAATATCAGATATCTACTTACCATGCCCTCTACAAAAGTTCCAAATATGAATCAAATCATCCAATTGAAGCTCAGGATTGTTGGATGAAGCTACGGCATATAACCAAGCTTTACACTTTGATAGAAGTGATTTTGATCCAAAATAGAGTGCATCCTGGAAATGTTAGCCAAGAATGAGAATCATAATATTCATCCGGTCTGTAAAACTAATGAACAACTGTTTAAGTGCAAACTTCCAGGATATGGCAAAAATACAAGGTGAGTGGTCAATCTGCCTTGTAATTCACAGGAGGCCAGAGGCTCAGATCCTTGCAACCTCAACAGAAAGACAgagaaaaggaaaacaaaagaCAAGCTAGATCAAACAATTCAAATCCTAAAAAATTTATGGAAAAAGAAGGGATTGTTCATGAAATGTCATTAGAATGCCCTGTACACCATTTTTAATTCTACTCATCTAGGCCTTTATCACAAACTAGATGGAACTAAGGTCTTTTTCTCCATTCTACCTCTACTAAGCCTTATTCTAAAACTAGTTGGAGTCAACAGTGTATCCTTTTCTTATGCCTCTTAGAAACAATTTAAGGTTGCTATGCTTTTCTGTACCCCCTATACAATCCTAAACTACATGTCATTTTCTCATCTTCTATAAGGTCAAATAATTTCATCTTTTAtactgatatttttttaaatctatAATATACATGTCTAATTTATATCAATGTCCCTTCAATTGTTTGTCCCAAGGACCTACTTCAGCATCCTACAAAATGATTGCAATATATCATCCTCTacttaaagaaaataaaggacTCTGAATATACTCCACAAAAGCTCAACCTTAACTGCAAATTAATTCAAGTTGATTAAACAAATCCTCCTACATTCCTCTCCTCTTGCTTGACACTAAAGCATATTTGTGCACAAGGTTAAACGGGTAATTGCTTATTCAAGAATAAGATTGTGACTGTCATGGAAATATAAAACGCAAGGACAAAGCTATTTTGGCTCTTTAATGCAAGGAATTACACTGCTGGAAATAGCAACATTGTTAAGATAAGCAAGTATTTACCTCGACATGAGAGAGGAAATTTCCTGATGTGAAATTCATTGGGAAGCCATAAACAGATGTCAAAATGTTTATAAAACCTTCAATGGTCCACTCGATCGACACACAGTTTAGGTTTGATTCACTGCAAGAGGAATAGATCAATTCAATTAACAGCCATCAGGCATAAACATTAAATATGTACCACTATGTCAAAAACTTTACAAAGTTGACCAAGTCTAGGCactcaaattgaaaaaaaactatatagtCAAATTTTCTTAGGCAAGAAATTGAAAAGAATCGAAATCTTCTTGGGCCAAAAGATTCCATAAAACATAAAGTTGCTATTAAAATATTTCAGAGCTCTCAATATGAATGTATGATATACAGAATCTTCAATAGCACTCAACTCAATCATATAACTATAATCTCCACATAAATGAAAACAATAATAAACGGTATAATCAAGCTTAGGTTGGTTATACACAACTAAATAAAGTGTAGTTTCAAGTTTACCGGAAGCTTCGACTAAGAAGGCCTTTAAAAAATGAAGAATCCTCTACAAGCCTGTGAACATAAAATTAGAAGTGAAATTTTTTCATAAAGTGAATGATCGAAATGAAAGTACAAAAACTAACATATCTCGATGCGCTTGAATTTTGACGGTTTGGCAGCTTAGGATCGCTGACAAATCCGAAGAATTGATATCTTGTATAGTAATAAAAGCTTCACTGTTTCCGATTGGATTGGGCTGAGTGCATGAGAGAGTAACAAAGTCTTCGTCGGAGGATGACGCCATGGAATAGAGTTAGCCGATAGAACATAAATGCATGAGAAAGAAGAGACGGAGGCTCGGTGCCGGTGGAGTTCGTCGGAGGATGACAGTGTTCTTTAACTACTACCTATCTGGCAAACGCAGGCTCCGGCAAAGATTCAGACGTTCCTTTGGCAAGCTGCCCATGGAGCTATCCTTTGTAACTCTGTCCGTGACCGTCGGAGACTTGCAGCTTCGTCATCCTGTGCTCGTTGCCATCTTGAGAAAACTGTCCTGCATGTTCTCCGTGACTGTAAAGTGGCTGTATCCGTCTGACACCTGCCAAGTATTTAGcttccttttttagtgatattAATTTTTGGCTGATACTGAATTTGAAAATCATACAGCTGTTAGGAATGTTAAACGGTCGACTCCCTTCTCTTTGATTCAGCAGGTTATTTGGATTCGGTGGCATCCGCCCGATAAAGGGTGGGTAAAGGTAAATAGAGACGGTGTCCATAAAGGTAATCCCGGATTTGCAACTGTAGGT includes these proteins:
- the LOC136208697 gene encoding BTB/POZ domain-containing protein FBL11-like isoform X2: MASSSDEDFVTLSCTQPNPIGNSEAFITIQDINSSDLSAILSCQTVKIQAHRDMLVEDSSFFKGLLSRSFRESNLNCVSIEWTIEGFINILTSVYGFPMNFTSGNFLSHVEDALYFGSKSLLSKCKAWLYAVASSNNPELQLDDLIHIWNFCRGHGNDSLPEICALYLARNFMQAISSNFFGAFPYNLLLCCIKHPHLTIHSEMDLSDALLVWLNGNSNREQLELSNEVEDQSKGLLKQIRVSLLPLWYIAGKQRCCYFSELAKESIQKISRLVEISPPYPAGIFEDGGFGHLRIRLTESSKKVNISGCPQVTSDILFLSLLRPEYYVDSTLRNIIQQSLITFERLSMLQIQIGDLYGLSPPSLSFEAVEEVDISKCPRLHLKSAIELFSKSFPSLRKLIAAYLLNFKSTNLFILIQKFPLLSEVDITVDVTPLIPEQVTVVCTSIISVSSLGGNNVFGSGFFSPWRCLSRMTRLILEGRSDVSDIGISVLISGCLKLHSIVVCDTSFGIHSIQALCSPTSNIGPSDSESSKRCLSTLAFKLQTLHMGGCKGVDENSLRDLLSKTQTLKRLCLRGTHLVDDALYSFSSSSLEFLDVSQTMISGDALAHIVNFNPALKCLNTKDCKNLSQHGSNNSGLADSHRELFSELGNKCKLEKIVLGWGISWLSLEALKPAITSLKEIQIGLGGSLNEDALRLLPTTCPMLESVVLYFQMLSDTIVINIMALKHLRELGLCYCSGDISISSFRNCFPNLTKLRLERVAPWMTNNDLDVLILNCVNLVEFALVGCRLLNPDSLRIISNGWPGLTSIHLEDCGEVTKTKVSCLYNCRALEDVLLRHNGKGIYRFFIIVAAKKLPLLRRLSLDTCDATDGEFEIPDCEQRGMLSTVKITRCFINPEKSYRTVEHKDTLVLEWSSKNCTKTVVEERL
- the LOC136208697 gene encoding BTB/POZ domain-containing protein FBL11-like isoform X1, with the translated sequence MASSSDEDFVTLSCTQPNPIGNSEAFITIQDINSSDLSAILSCQTVKIQAHRDMLVEDSSFFKGLLSRSFRESNLNCVSIEWTIEGFINILTSVYGFPMNFTSGNFLSHVEDALYFGSKSLLSKCKAWLYAVASSNNPELQLDDLIHIWNFCRGHGNDSLPEICALYLARNFMQAISSNFFGAFPYNLLLCCIKHPHLTIHSEMDLSDALLVWLNGNSNREQLELSNEVEDQSKGLLKQIRVSLLPLWYIAGKQRCCYFSELAKESIQKISRLVEISPPYPAGIFEDGGFGHLRIRLTESSKKVNISGCPQVTSDILFLSLLRPEYYVDSTLRNIIQQSLITFERLSMLQIQIGDLYGLSPPSLSFEAVEEVDISKCPRLHLKSAIELFSKSFPSLRKLIAAYLLNFKSTNLFILIQKFPLLSEVDITVDVTPLIPEQVTVVCTSIISVSSLGGNNVFGSGFFSPWRCLSRMTRLILEGRSDVSDLYLRCILEQCVSLQYLNLKGCISVTDIGISVLISGCLKLHSIVVCDTSFGIHSIQALCSPTSNIGPSDSESSKRCLSTLAFKLQTLHMGGCKGVDENSLRDLLSKTQTLKRLCLRGTHLVDDALYSFSSSSLEFLDVSQTMISGDALAHIVNFNPALKCLNTKDCKNLSQHGSNNSGLADSHRELFSELGNKCKLEKIVLGWGISWLSLEALKPAITSLKEIQIGLGGSLNEDALRLLPTTCPMLESVVLYFQMLSDTIVINIMALKHLRELGLCYCSGDISISSFRNCFPNLTKLRLERVAPWMTNNDLDVLILNCVNLVEFALVGCRLLNPDSLRIISNGWPGLTSIHLEDCGEVTKTKVSCLYNCRALEDVLLRHNGKGIYRFFIIVAAKKLPLLRRLSLDTCDATDGEFEIPDCEQRGMLSTVKITRCFINPEKSYRTVEHKDTLVLEWSSKNCTKTVVEERL